A portion of the Brienomyrus brachyistius isolate T26 unplaced genomic scaffold, BBRACH_0.4 scaffold40, whole genome shotgun sequence genome contains these proteins:
- the LOC125722616 gene encoding LOW QUALITY PROTEIN: E3 ubiquitin-protein ligase TRIM47-like (The sequence of the model RefSeq protein was modified relative to this genomic sequence to represent the inferred CDS: inserted 1 base in 1 codon) produces the protein TMLAEVVEELKKTGLQAAAPADQYAGPGDVECDVCTGRXKSCLVCLASYCETDLQLHNKLHHAKQHKLIDAIGHLKNKVCSHHDKPLEVYCRTHQQCICYLCTMDEHRGHDTVSAATGRAEIQKQMGEKQREFQQRIQMREKELQELREAVASFTSSAQSAVEDSERIFTEMISSIERRRSEVTKLIRDQEKAAVSQAEGDMDRQKQEIDELKRRHSELEQLSHTEDHIHFLQRRQALPVTPEAGFGPRISVSPRSDFGNLRKAVSELKDQLENFCRMKMAEIHHQLPKTPSYRY, from the exons accatgctggctgaagtggtggaggaactgaagaagactggactacaagcagctgctcctgctgaccagtatgctggacctggagatgtggagtgtgacgtctgtactggga agaagtcctgcctggtgtgtctggcctcctactgtgaaactgacctgcagcttcacaacaaactccaccatgcaaaacagcacaagctcattgatgccatcggccatctgaaaaacaaggtctgttcccaccatgacaaaccgctggaggtctactgccgtacccaccagcagtgtatctgttatctctgtacgatggatgaacacagaggccatgatacagtctcagctgctacaggaagggcggagatacag aaacaaatgggtgaaaaacagagggaatttcagcagagaattcagatgagagagaaggaactgcaggagctgagagaggctgtggcctcattcaca agctcagcacagtcagcagtggaggacagcgagaggatcttcactgagatgatcagctccattgagagaagacgctctgaggtgacaaagctgatcagagatcaggagaaggctgcagtgagtcaggctgaaggagacatggacagacagaagcaggagattgatgaactgaagaggagacactctgagctggagcagctttcacacacagaagatcacatccatttcctccag aggcgccaggctcttcctgtcactcctgaagctggatttggacccagaatctctgtcagtcccagatctgattttgggaatttgaggaaggcggtttctgagctgaaagatcaactggagaatttttgcagaatgaaaatggcagagatccatcaccag ttaccaaagacaccgtcctaccggtattag